The DNA window TCGGCAACGTGGATACCAATCGCAACGGGAATTATCGCGTGCTGGTGCAGAACGCGGCGGGGACGGTGGCCAGTTCCAACGCGCCGCTGGTGGTGCTCAATACCGTGATTGACAACACCGTCTATCATTCGGCGGATACGAACCGCGATTGGATGATCAACGGCAGCGAGGTGAACCGGGTGCTGTCCTATTGGCGCAGCAGCGGGTATCACGTGGATACCAATGGCCTGGATGGCTACGCCGCAGGTCCGGGCGATACCAACGGCGTGCCGCACAAGGCGGATTACAATCGCAATTGGGTGATTAGCGGCACCGAAGTGAACCGTGTACTGGGTTACTGGCGTATCGGCGGGTATCACGTGGACACCAATGGATTGGATGGTTACGCCCCTGGAGCCGCTTCGCAATCCAAGGGAGGGACAACCAATTCCGGCGCCAAACCGGCCATGGCGACGGTGATCTTCAAGCAAGCTGGTCCGGAGATTTACCCGGCTAAACAAAGTATGCAGATCACCAATACGCTCAATTTCCAAGGGCAGTTGCTGGCATTGTTGTGGCGTCCGATTCTGCCATCCGGTTGGCAGCTTGTTTCAGTTTCCGCAGATGGCAAACCGGAACTGATGCGGGGAGAGGTGGTTTGGACGGGTATAATTCCTCCAAGTCCAATCGCGCTGGTTTATACGGTGTCCGTGCCGGCTGGGGAAATCGGGGTCCGATCGGTGCTGGCAGAAATCGAGTATCAGTATGGGGGCGAAGCCAATCCGTTTGCCCAACGACCGGACCAACTTGATCTGGCCCACCTTAAGCTTAAGGAGATGTTGCTGAATCGCAATGGCCGGTTTGAATTCAACATTGCGGGGCAATCCGGTACCAAATACGAGGTGGAAACGTCGCCCGACCTGGTGCAGTGGCAGCCGGTCAGCACGGTGACGAATGTGAATGGCAGCCTCCGGTTTGTGGATGAACCCGCAGTTACCAATCAAAATCGGTATTATCGGTTGAATGTGAAGTGAAATGATGGAGGGCGATGCTTCGTCATCGCCCACGAATATTTTGGATAACACATGGATATTGAGGAAACCAATAGGTCAGGGTCACGACGGAGCGTGACCCTCCAGGAGAGGCGTTGGGGTGAATGGCGATGCTTGGTCGTCGCTTACGACGAGTGATGAAGAATGATCTAAAAAAAGAAGTTGGGTTGCGACGAAGCGTGACTTCGTCAACGCGCATGAACATTTTTGGATAACGCATGGATATTGAGGAAATCAATATGTCAGGGTCACGACGGAGCGTGACCCTCCAGATCGTCAATCCTGGAGGGCGAGGCTTCGTCAACGCCCTGATTCTATTTGTTGGCCTCATTATCTGTCTTGTATTTCCTGTCGTTAACTGTGCCGCGCAACCGGTGGCCATTCAGCGATCTGCCTCGGTTTATACGCCAGGCAGCCTCTTGACTGTGACCAATACGCTCAGTTATACCGGGAGCCTGGTTTCGTTGCTCTGGCGCCCCCAATTGCCAGCCGCATGGAGTAATTTGGCCGTCACGGTTGTTGGTGATGGTTCGCCGGAATATCGGCTGGGAGAAATCCTTTTTACCGGCAATCTACCGGCTGGAACGTTGATCTTCTCCTATAGTTTCATTGTGCCAACGAATGCGGCCGGGATTCAGACATTGCGTGCGGATTACGAATATCAGTTGGCCGGAATGATTAATCCGGCAACTCGCAGCGTGTCTCCTGAGCCACTGGTTTATTTGCCCGGAAACTCCGATCAAACCGTGTATGCAGTGCAACAGGCACCCACGACCTATTTGCCGGGAGACACGCTGTTTGTGACTAATACGGTAGTATTCAATGGCGCACTGGCTTCGTTGTTGATCCGGCCAACCATTCCGCCCTTATGGAATTTGATATCCGTTACCGGCGATGGGCATCCAGAATGGATGGGAGGAGAAATTGTGTTCACCGGGCTGCTGCCCACCAACGCAGTAAAGGTCATCTATGGTGTCACTGCGCCAACGAATGCCAGCGGGTCTCAATCGTTCTATTCTGAGGTGGAATACCAATTGAACGGCATGATCAACCCGGCGCTGACGTATGGTGTTCCGGACCCGTTGGTATTGAGTTTGAAAACCAATGTTTCGACTCTGGCGGCGCAACAAACGGCTGATTCCAGTTACATCCCCGTAGGAATCTTGCAGGTCACCAACCAATTCACCTATTCAGGATCGCTGATTTCAGTGCTGCTGCGGCCGCTATTACCATCGGGATGGATCATCACCAATGTGTCCGGTGACGCGAACCCCGAGTTCAGTTCAGGGGAAATCGTGTTCACCGGGACACTGCACAGTAACCGTTTTCAGGTACTCTATTCAGTAGCCATCCCAACAAACGCCACCGGACCACTGACATTGCGGGCTGAATTGGAATATCAATTCAACGAGATGGTCAATCCAGTGCTCATGATGGTGACTCCAGATCCATTGGTGATCCCGTACACCGCCCCCGGGCCAACGGTTCGTGCGCGACAAAGCGCCCCATCTTTTTATCAAACAAATGTTTCTTATCGGATCACCAATGTTTTTGAACATTCAGATCCACTTTCATCCCTGCTCTGGCGGCCATCGCTGCCTTCCGGTTGGACCTTTGTCAGCGTGACCGGGAGTGGGAACCCGGAATGGTTCTACGGTGAAGTGGTTTTTACCGGCTCTTTAAGCACCAATCCTTTGGTCTGGGTTTGCGAACTGCAACCGCCGACTAGTGCCACGAACTATTATACTTTTCGCGGCGAGGTGGAATATCAGGTAACGGGCATGGTCAACCCAGCCAGTGTTTACGCCTCGCCTGATGCATTACTGCTGCGCCCGGTACCAGCCAAGCCGCGACTGACCAATACGGTGTTTTCCAGTGTCAGCCAGAGCATGAATTTTACTCTCGCTGGAGAAACCGGGTTGGTGTACCAAGTTTGGATGTCCACCAACCTCGCACAGTGGCAGCCATATTTGTTGCTGACCAATACCACGGGGACGGTACAGCATGAAGAACCCATTCTGCGCACCATTTCTGGACGGTTCTTCAAAACATCGGTGCAATGAGCTCGGAAATACAACATGGCAAAAAGATTTAGAAAGAAAACTTTTGCAGAAAAATAGAAAAACCGGACATGGCGGAAAAATTGGAACCAAATTCTTTTGCAAAAAAATGAACCGGCAGAAAGATGGGGGCCGAACATGGCAAAAACAACATGCACAAAGACAGATGGGACAGCAGGGGCCCAAGTTTCCGGAAACTTTTTATGCGTATTATTGTGTCAGCGCGGTTATAGTGTCATCCGCTGATGACTGGGATTGCTGAGCAAAATCGCCTGCGGTTGCGGGAAGTGGCCGGGTTGTTCCTTAAACTCGGCACGCTTTCTTTTGGCGGACCCGCCGCCCATACCGCGCTCATGGAAGACGAGGTGGTCCGTCGCCGCCAGTGGATGACGCGCGAGGAGTTTTTAGACCTGGTGGGGATGACCAATCTTATCCCGGGCCCCAATTCCACCGAGTTGGCGATTATCATCGGACGCCGTCGCGCGGGCTGGCCCGGGCTGTTGGTGGCGGGGGCCGGTTTTATTCTGCCGGCGGTCTTCATCGTCACTTTTTTCGCCTGGATGTATGTGCGGTTTGGCGCGTTGCCGCAGGTCCATGCGCTGTTGCTGGGGGTGAAGCCGGTCATCCTGGCGGTGGTGATCCAGGCCCTGTGGCGGCTCGGCAATACCGCGATTAAAAACTGTGCCCTCGGTCTCCTGGCCGCTGCCGCAGCGGCCCTGGGTTTTCTGGGGGTACACGAGTTGGTGATTCTGTTTGGCATCGGGTTGTTGGCAGTCAGCTATTTCTCTCTGAAGCAGCGATGGAAGGCGGGGCAAACCCTGATGTGGAGCGGATTGGCGGCACTGCCCATGGCCGGGGCGGGCCTGCCCGCGACCGCTTTGGCCGTCGCCGCGCCGTTTACGCTAGGCGCGATGTTTCTGTTTTTTCTGAAAGTGGGCGCGGTGCTCTACGGCAGCGGGTATGTTTTGCTGGCCTTTCTTCAGGCGGACCTGGTGGAACGTTGGCATTGGCTGACGGAAAGCCAGTTGTTGGATGCGGTGGCGGTGGGGCAATTCACGCCTGGTCCGCTGTTCACCACGGCCACGTTTATCGGGTATGTGCTCGGGGGCTTGCCGGGGGCCACGCTGGCCACGCTGGGGATTTTTTTGCCGGCCTTTCTATTTGTGGCCATCAGTGAGCCTTTCCTGCCGCGTCTGCGCAAGAACCCGAGCGCGGGCGCGTTCCTGGATGGTTTGAACGTGGCTTCGCTGGCATTGATGCTGGTGGTAACGGTGCAATTGACGGCCTCAACCGTGGTGGATTGGCCGAGCCTGGTGCTGGCGTTACTGGCCGGCTGGCTGTTGTTACGTTATAAAGTAAATTCAGTATGGCTGGTTTTGAGCGGGGCTTTGGCGGGTGAATTGCGCTGGCTGATGGGATTTTAACCAACGTTATCAATAACGTTAATGATAACGATTAGTGAAAATGCCCCAATTCCCGCAGGGAGACGTAGTCGCGATCCCTTTCCGGGGAAACGAGACCCATAATCACATGGTCCAGCACATCAATCCGCAGCACCTGGCCGGCACGTATCAGGTCACGGGTTACCCGCACGTCCGCGTCGGAGGGTGAGGGGTCACCGCTGGGATGGTTATGCGCCAGGATAATGGCCGAGGCATTGGCGGCGATCGCCGCGCGGAAAACCTCCCGGGGATGCACCAGCAGCGTGTTTAAGGTCCCCTGCGTGAGGCGCTCGTAACGAATCAAATGGCGCCGGGTGTTGAGCAGGATCACGAAAAAAGTTTCCACCGGTTCATTGCGCATTTCTTCCCGCAGCAAATCGGCCACGACGTTGGGGGTGTCGGCGAGTTGTTCGGCTGGTCGTTCTCCCATCAGATTGCGCGCCAAGGTGAAGGCCGCCAGCAGGGTAATGGCCTTGTCACGTCCGATGCCTTTGATCTTGCACAGTTCATCCACACTGGCGCGTGAAAGTTGGTTGAGCGTCTGGTAACGACGCAGAATTTCCGCGGCGATCTGCAGCGCCGAAACGCCTTTGGTGCCGGTGCGCAACAGAATAGCCAGCAGATCCTCATTCTTCAGGTTCTTGGCGCCCACTTTGAGCAACCGTTCCCGCGGCCGATCCTGCGGCGCCATGTCCTGTATCATTAAACCTTCGCTCATGGAATTGAAATGCATATAGCAAAGCAGCCGTGGCAAGGGAAGCCTCTTTCGCATTTTTTTGGCAAAAATTCAGGACTAGCCAAACGCCGCGCAAATGTTTACATTGACTCGCATGGAACTGTTTAAAGAGATTTTACAGTCCGCCGTGAAGGCGGGCGCGTCTGATATTCACGTCAAAGTGGATTGCCCGGTGATATTGCGCATCAGTCGGCACTTGGTGGCAGTCGAGTGCGCCTATCCCACGGTGGAATGGATGAGTAAAGTGCTCACTCACATGGTGCCGGACCATGCCAAAAAGAAATTTGAAGACGATCGCGAAATAGACTTTTCGTATTACCTGCCGGGGATTGGCCGTTTCCGCACCAATGTCTTCCAGCAACGCGGTTCGTACGCCATCGCCATGCGCTATGTGAAGACCAAGGTGCCCACGTTTCAGGAGCTTGGCTTGCCGGAGCAACTCAAAATGATTGCCGAGGCGCCGCGCGGCATTGTGCTGCTGGCCGGCACCACCGGTTCAGGCAAATCCACCACCCTGGCCGCGATGATTGAACACGTGAACGAAAACTTCCGCAAACATATCGTCACCCTCGAAGACCCCATTGAATACGTCTTTGAAGACAACCAGTCGGTGATCGAACAACGCGAGGTCGGTTTGGACACCAAAACATTTTCCGCCGGTTTGAAGCACATGCTGCGCCAGGACCCGGACATCATCATGGTCGGGGAAATGCGCGACGCCACCAGCTTTGCCGCCGCCATTAGTGCTGCGGACACCGGGCACTTGGTCCTCTCCACCATTCACACCACCAACTCCGCCCAGTCGGTGGGTCGTATTCTGGACTTTTTCGTTCCGGATGAGCGCGACCAGATTCGCCGGCAATTAGGCGCGACACTAAAAGCGGTGATCTGCCAGCGCATGGTGGGGACAGTGACCGGTGGCATGACCCCGGCGGTCGAAATTCTGATCAACACGCCGACCATCCGCAAGCTGATCGAAGACAACCGCTTGGAAACCCTCGGCGCCGCCATTGAAACCGGCGCGGATGACGGCATGCAGAACTT is part of the Verrucomicrobiota bacterium genome and encodes:
- the radC gene encoding DNA repair protein RadC; translation: MSEGLMIQDMAPQDRPRERLLKVGAKNLKNEDLLAILLRTGTKGVSALQIAAEILRRYQTLNQLSRASVDELCKIKGIGRDKAITLLAAFTLARNLMGERPAEQLADTPNVVADLLREEMRNEPVETFFVILLNTRRHLIRYERLTQGTLNTLLVHPREVFRAAIAANASAIILAHNHPSGDPSPSDADVRVTRDLIRAGQVLRIDVLDHVIMGLVSPERDRDYVSLRELGHFH
- a CDS encoding PilT/PilU family type 4a pilus ATPase, with amino-acid sequence MFTLTRMELFKEILQSAVKAGASDIHVKVDCPVILRISRHLVAVECAYPTVEWMSKVLTHMVPDHAKKKFEDDREIDFSYYLPGIGRFRTNVFQQRGSYAIAMRYVKTKVPTFQELGLPEQLKMIAEAPRGIVLLAGTTGSGKSTTLAAMIEHVNENFRKHIVTLEDPIEYVFEDNQSVIEQREVGLDTKTFSAGLKHMLRQDPDIIMVGEMRDATSFAAAISAADTGHLVLSTIHTTNSAQSVGRILDFFVPDERDQIRRQLGATLKAVICQRMVGTVTGGMTPAVEILINTPTIRKLIEDNRLETLGAAIETGADDGMQNFNQSLLKLVQEGKVTEKEALAKATNPQALEMNFRGIFLSQGNRILG
- the chrA gene encoding chromate efflux transporter is translated as MTGIAEQNRLRLREVAGLFLKLGTLSFGGPAAHTALMEDEVVRRRQWMTREEFLDLVGMTNLIPGPNSTELAIIIGRRRAGWPGLLVAGAGFILPAVFIVTFFAWMYVRFGALPQVHALLLGVKPVILAVVIQALWRLGNTAIKNCALGLLAAAAAALGFLGVHELVILFGIGLLAVSYFSLKQRWKAGQTLMWSGLAALPMAGAGLPATALAVAAPFTLGAMFLFFLKVGAVLYGSGYVLLAFLQADLVERWHWLTESQLLDAVAVGQFTPGPLFTTATFIGYVLGGLPGATLATLGIFLPAFLFVAISEPFLPRLRKNPSAGAFLDGLNVASLALMLVVTVQLTASTVVDWPSLVLALLAGWLLLRYKVNSVWLVLSGALAGELRWLMGF